The Cystobacter fuscus DSM 2262 DNA segment CCCAGGGTGCTCGAGGCCTCCACGCGGCCGCCGTGCAGCGCCATGATCTTGGCGACCAGGGGCAGGCCGAGGCTGTGGCCCTGGCCACGCGTGCCATCGGGGCGGTGGAAGGGATCGAAGACGTGCTCCAGGTCCTCGGTGCCCAGGCCCGGGCCGCTGTCCTTGACGGTGAGCAGGGCGAGTCCGTCCTCGCTGCCCACGCGCAGCTCCACGGTGTCCTCGGGCTCGCAGCGGTTGATGCCGCTCTCCACGAGGTTCTGGATGGCCTCGGCGATGCGCTCGCGGTCGCCGCGCACGAAGACCTCGCCCGTGGGGGGCAGGACGAGCTGGACCCTGGACTGCTCGGCGACGGGGGCGAGGGAGCGCACCACCTCCTCGGCCACGGCCTTGAGCCCGAAGGGGCGCTGGTTGAGCTGCATCTTGCCCGCCTGCAGCCGGGACATGAGGAGCAGATCATTCACCATGCGCAGCATGCGGTCCGCGCTCCGGTCGCACACCTGCACCGCGCGGCGCTGGGCGTCCGACAGGCCCCCGAGCTTCTCGCGTCCCATCATCGCCAGGTAGGCCTTGATGGTGGTGAGGGGGTTCTTCAAGTCGTGGGACACGTTGCCGAGCAGCTCGTCGCGGCTCTGCTCCAGGGCCTTGAGGCCGGCGATGGCCGTCTGCAGGTCCTTGTTGCGCCGGGCGCTGTCGTCGCGCAGGCGCGCCACCTCGTAGGAGGCGGACAGTTGGCTGGCGAGCGCCATGAGGAGCGAGTCCGGGGCGGAGCGGCGCGGGGCGAGGATGGCGAGCACGCCGCTGGTGCCCAGGGGGCTCTCCAGGGGCACGGCGACGGTCTCCTCGTCGCGCAGGATGGCGCGCTCGGCGAAGGCGCGGCCCACGACGCCCTCCTCGGGGGTGGCGGCGGTGATGCGCTCGTCGTAGCGGCCGCGCACGTGCTCCACGTGGAGCTGGTTGCGCGCGGGCAGGTAGCGCGCGACGTAGCAGGCCTTGGCCTGCATCAGGCCGTGGATGAGCTGGAGCTGGGCGCGCAGGGCCTCGGTGGGGCCCTCGCTGGAGGTGATGTGCTGGGCCATCTCCGCGAGGGTGCGCTCGGC contains these protein-coding regions:
- a CDS encoding ATP-binding response regulator gives rise to the protein MPKKKVPHLAEIVTLRPEPKKPAARRLVKPQPPVESEVAERTLAEMAQHITSSEGPTEALRAQLQLIHGLMQAKACYVARYLPARNQLHVEHVRGRYDERITAATPEEGVVGRAFAERAILRDEETVAVPLESPLGTSGVLAILAPRRSAPDSLLMALASQLSASYEVARLRDDSARRNKDLQTAIAGLKALEQSRDELLGNVSHDLKNPLTTIKAYLAMMGREKLGGLSDAQRRAVQVCDRSADRMLRMVNDLLLMSRLQAGKMQLNQRPFGLKAVAEEVVRSLAPVAEQSRVQLVLPPTGEVFVRGDRERIAEAIQNLVESGINRCEPEDTVELRVGSEDGLALLTVKDSGPGLGTEDLEHVFDPFHRPDGTRGQGHSLGLPLVAKIMALHGGRVEASSTLGEGTALQMVMPLFAGAVSSPDLAQSGPRAGGILLVEDDVDCREVLQQVLEQEGYRVMSTSGASEARSILSHIRPAMVLLDLRLSEEDGRSVLRFIRGTESLADVAVYIISGASDVSTLGAGQGLDRIDGFFEKPLQLPRLLDTVAAVVRPSRRGAVS